In Microbacterium pumilum, the following proteins share a genomic window:
- the pheS gene encoding phenylalanine--tRNA ligase subunit alpha, whose product MSDVPEITPEAVDAAVQAALDAIAAAADTAALKAARSAHSGEASPLAQLNARLRDVAPDRKAEFGKLVGQARGRVNQAFAAREQELAAAETAAKLEGERIDITALPAHARVGARHPISLLQEQIADLFVGMGWEIAEGPELEHEWYNFDALNFDADHPARQMQDTFFVEPVERHLVMRTHTSPVQVRSMLEREVPIYVLCPGHAYRTDEFDATHLPVFTQFEGLVVDKGITMAHLKGTLDHAARVLFGPEAKTRFRANYFPFTEPSAELDLWHPTFKGGARWIEWGGCGMINANVLRAAGIDPEEYSGFAFGMGIERTLMFRSDVQDMRDMAEGDVRFSEQFGMVV is encoded by the coding sequence GTGTCTGACGTACCAGAAATCACCCCCGAAGCGGTGGATGCCGCGGTGCAGGCCGCGCTCGATGCCATCGCCGCGGCCGCCGACACCGCCGCTCTGAAGGCCGCCCGATCCGCCCACAGCGGCGAGGCTTCGCCGCTCGCGCAGCTGAACGCTCGACTGCGGGATGTCGCACCCGACCGCAAAGCCGAGTTCGGCAAGCTCGTCGGCCAGGCTCGCGGGCGCGTGAACCAGGCGTTCGCCGCACGCGAGCAGGAGCTCGCCGCCGCCGAGACGGCCGCGAAGCTCGAGGGCGAGCGCATCGACATCACAGCGCTTCCGGCCCATGCCCGGGTGGGGGCGCGGCATCCGATCTCCCTGCTGCAGGAGCAGATCGCGGACCTCTTCGTCGGCATGGGCTGGGAGATCGCGGAGGGACCCGAGCTCGAGCACGAGTGGTACAACTTCGACGCGCTCAACTTCGACGCCGACCACCCGGCGCGCCAGATGCAGGACACGTTCTTCGTCGAGCCGGTCGAGCGTCACCTCGTGATGCGCACGCACACGAGCCCCGTCCAGGTGCGCTCGATGCTCGAGCGCGAGGTGCCGATCTATGTGCTGTGCCCGGGGCACGCCTACCGCACGGATGAGTTCGACGCGACGCACCTGCCGGTCTTCACGCAGTTCGAGGGACTCGTGGTCGACAAGGGCATCACAATGGCGCACTTGAAGGGCACGCTCGACCACGCGGCCCGGGTGCTGTTCGGTCCGGAGGCTAAGACGCGGTTCCGCGCCAACTACTTCCCGTTCACCGAGCCGAGCGCCGAGCTCGACCTGTGGCATCCGACATTCAAGGGCGGCGCGCGCTGGATCGAGTGGGGCGGGTGCGGCATGATCAACGCCAACGTGCTTCGTGCCGCCGGCATCGACCCCGAGGAGTACTCCGGCTTCGCGTTCGGCATGGGCATCGAGCGCACGCTGATGTTCCGGAGCGACGTGCAGGATATGCGAGACATGGCCGAAGGCGATGTGCGCTTCAGCGAGCAGTTCGGGATGGTGGTCTGA
- the pheT gene encoding phenylalanine--tRNA ligase subunit beta, producing MRVPLSWLRDYVDVPVGATPEDVLEALVRVGFEEEDIFRFGLQGPIVVGEVVEFVEEPQSNGKTIRWCQVDVGPSTSSGTDTTVSGGRDVRGIVCGARNFFAGDKVVVSLPGSVLPGPFPIAARKTYGHVSDGMIASAKELGLGEEHSGILRLVELGIDAPVGTDAIALLGLDDVAVDINVTPDRGYALSMRGVAREYSHATGAAFTDPAQRPVDEVRPGSGFSIVVDDRVPIRGRVGASEFVARVVRDLDPTRPTPPWMISRLTLAGIRSLGILIDITNYVMLELGQPIHGYDLDRLQGGITVRRATPGEKLKTLDGKERNLSTEDLLITDESGPIGLAGVMGGGTTEMGPSTRNVLIEAATFDPVSIARTARRHKLPSEASRRFERGVDPAIPFVAARRVADLMVEYAGGTHDGEFGGALFAEITRTRIALPFGFVEGVIGVDYTSDQIADALRLIGCDLEERPEGWIATAPTWRPDLTDKWTLAEEVARIEGYDRIPSVLPLPPSGRGLTAAQQGRRRVANALAAAGYVETPSFAFTSEEQNDLHGSAEGLHLPSIKLANPLDGQAPFLRRSLVPGLLDIAHRNVSRGFTDLALFEVGAVFLPKPGVAYGTPFVPPLAVRPDAATLAALDASIPPQPRHVAVLLAGNFAAKQPGAAAIAAGVGDALDAVRTIAAAAGVTIDVAQSERAALHPGRTGVLSVTTRDSSTPVEVGYVGELLPAVAEASDLPGRVIVAELDLDLVLSLAGAKPVAASLSGFPAATQDVSLVVDAGVPAAEVRAALVEGAGALLESLRLVDDYRGPGVTDGAKSLTFALRFRAPDRTLTAAEATEAKLGGVAVATSRFGAALRE from the coding sequence ATGCGCGTCCCCCTCTCGTGGCTGCGTGACTACGTCGATGTGCCGGTGGGAGCCACGCCGGAGGATGTGCTCGAGGCGCTCGTGCGCGTCGGATTCGAGGAAGAGGACATCTTCCGCTTCGGCCTGCAGGGGCCCATCGTCGTGGGCGAGGTCGTCGAGTTCGTCGAAGAGCCGCAGTCCAACGGCAAGACCATTCGCTGGTGCCAGGTCGATGTAGGCCCCTCGACAAGCTCAGGAACCGATACCACCGTGAGCGGCGGTAGGGATGTTCGAGGCATCGTCTGCGGCGCGCGCAACTTCTTCGCGGGCGACAAGGTGGTCGTGAGCCTGCCGGGCTCGGTACTGCCTGGACCGTTCCCGATCGCGGCGCGCAAGACCTATGGGCATGTCTCGGACGGCATGATCGCCTCGGCGAAGGAACTGGGGCTCGGTGAGGAGCATTCCGGCATCCTGCGCCTCGTCGAACTCGGCATCGACGCGCCCGTCGGCACCGACGCGATCGCGCTATTGGGCCTCGACGACGTCGCCGTCGACATCAACGTGACCCCCGACCGCGGATACGCGCTGTCGATGCGCGGCGTGGCACGCGAGTACTCCCACGCGACCGGTGCGGCCTTCACTGACCCGGCGCAGCGCCCGGTCGACGAGGTCCGGCCTGGCAGCGGCTTCTCGATCGTCGTCGACGACCGTGTGCCGATCCGCGGTCGCGTCGGCGCATCCGAGTTCGTCGCCCGCGTCGTGCGCGACCTCGATCCGACCCGGCCCACCCCGCCGTGGATGATCTCGCGGCTGACGCTCGCCGGCATACGGTCCCTGGGCATTCTGATCGACATCACGAACTACGTGATGCTCGAGCTCGGACAGCCGATCCACGGCTACGACCTCGACCGGCTGCAGGGCGGCATCACGGTGCGCCGGGCCACCCCGGGTGAGAAGCTCAAGACGCTCGACGGCAAGGAGCGCAACCTCAGCACCGAGGATCTGCTGATCACCGACGAGTCCGGCCCCATCGGTCTGGCCGGCGTCATGGGCGGCGGCACGACCGAGATGGGCCCGTCCACGCGGAATGTGCTGATCGAAGCCGCGACTTTCGATCCGGTGTCGATCGCTCGCACCGCACGGCGCCACAAGCTGCCCTCCGAGGCGTCACGTCGCTTCGAGCGAGGCGTGGATCCGGCGATTCCCTTCGTCGCGGCGCGACGCGTCGCCGACCTGATGGTGGAGTACGCCGGCGGCACGCACGATGGCGAGTTCGGCGGCGCCCTGTTCGCCGAGATCACCCGCACCCGCATCGCACTGCCTTTCGGTTTCGTGGAGGGCGTGATCGGCGTCGACTACACGTCCGATCAGATCGCGGATGCGCTTCGCCTCATCGGCTGCGATCTCGAAGAGCGGCCGGAGGGCTGGATCGCGACGGCACCGACCTGGCGCCCCGATCTCACCGACAAGTGGACGTTGGCCGAGGAGGTCGCCCGCATCGAGGGCTACGACCGCATCCCGTCCGTGCTTCCTCTCCCGCCGTCGGGCCGTGGGCTCACCGCCGCGCAGCAGGGACGCCGGCGCGTCGCCAACGCGCTCGCCGCCGCCGGCTACGTCGAGACGCCGTCGTTCGCGTTCACCAGCGAAGAGCAGAACGATCTGCACGGCTCGGCCGAGGGTCTGCACCTGCCGAGCATCAAACTCGCGAACCCGCTCGACGGGCAGGCGCCGTTCCTGCGGCGCTCGCTCGTTCCTGGGCTGCTCGACATCGCGCACCGCAACGTCTCGCGCGGGTTCACCGATCTCGCTCTCTTCGAGGTGGGCGCAGTCTTTCTGCCCAAGCCGGGCGTCGCGTACGGCACGCCGTTCGTGCCGCCGTTGGCTGTGCGACCGGATGCCGCGACCCTCGCCGCGCTGGATGCATCCATCCCGCCCCAGCCCCGCCATGTCGCGGTGCTGCTCGCCGGCAATTTCGCGGCGAAGCAGCCGGGGGCGGCAGCGATCGCCGCGGGTGTGGGGGACGCGCTCGACGCGGTGCGCACCATCGCCGCCGCAGCGGGCGTCACGATCGACGTCGCACAGAGCGAGCGCGCTGCGCTGCATCCGGGGCGCACCGGCGTGCTGTCCGTGACGACGCGCGACTCCAGCACTCCGGTCGAGGTGGGATACGTCGGGGAGCTGCTGCCCGCCGTGGCAGAGGCATCCGACCTGCCTGGCCGCGTCATCGTCGCAGAGCTCGACCTGGACCTCGTCCTGTCGCTCGCGGGCGCGAAGCCCGTTGCCGCGTCGCTGTCGGGGTTCCCCGCTGCGACGCAGGACGTGTCGCTCGTCGTCGACGCGGGAGTGCCCGCAGCAGAGGTGCGCGCCGCGCTCGTGGAAGGGGCGGGAGCCCTGCTCGAATCGCTGCGGCTCGTCGACGACTACCGCGGGCCGGGTGTCACTGACGGCGCCAAGAGCCTCACCTTCGCGCTGCGCTTCCGGGCGCCCGACCGCACGCTCACGGCCGCCGAGGCGACGGAGGCAAAGCTGGGCGGCGTCGCCGTGGCCACGAGCCGTTTCGGAGCGGCTCTGCGGGAGTGA
- a CDS encoding AAA family ATPase, translating to MLTTVAVAGYRSLRDVVVPLGPLTVVTGPNGSGKSNLYRALRLLSTAASGSIVAGVAAEGGLPSIMWAGPESPTGEARVQGTVRKGPRALLLGYASDELGYLVDLGLPQVVGPTLFDRDPELKREQVFAGPFAKPATLLIDRTRAATRMRDGSWRTLDQPLMPYETILTDLAEGDTGPELLGLRRVLSGWRFYDNFRTDPGAPVRMSQIGTRTQTLAHDGSDLAAVWATIQDAGRGASLDREVERAFPGSRVTVTGEDGRLRLVMDQPGLLRPLETSELSDGTLRYLLLCAALLPAHPAPLIVLNEPESSLHPDLIAPLAELIVAASDRSQVVVVTHAELLANALESAGAMTHRLRADAAGTVVDGQGALDRPAWNWGSR from the coding sequence ATGCTGACCACTGTCGCCGTCGCGGGCTATCGGTCGTTGCGTGACGTCGTCGTTCCGCTGGGCCCACTCACGGTCGTGACGGGACCGAACGGGTCGGGCAAGTCGAATCTATATCGCGCGCTGCGCCTGCTGTCGACAGCGGCGTCCGGATCGATCGTGGCGGGTGTGGCGGCGGAGGGCGGGCTGCCTTCGATCATGTGGGCCGGCCCGGAGTCGCCGACCGGCGAAGCACGCGTCCAGGGAACGGTGCGCAAAGGTCCGCGCGCGCTGCTGCTCGGTTACGCGAGTGACGAGCTCGGCTACCTCGTCGACCTGGGACTCCCGCAGGTGGTCGGTCCGACGCTCTTCGACCGGGACCCGGAGCTCAAGCGCGAACAGGTGTTCGCGGGTCCGTTCGCGAAGCCCGCGACCCTTCTCATCGACCGGACGCGCGCGGCGACCCGGATGCGCGACGGATCGTGGCGCACGCTCGACCAGCCGCTGATGCCCTACGAGACGATCCTGACCGACCTCGCCGAGGGAGACACCGGTCCGGAATTGCTCGGACTCCGGCGTGTGCTGTCGGGCTGGCGGTTCTACGACAACTTCCGCACGGATCCGGGCGCACCCGTGCGGATGTCGCAGATCGGCACGCGCACGCAGACGCTCGCGCACGATGGATCGGATCTCGCCGCGGTGTGGGCGACGATCCAGGATGCCGGGCGCGGCGCATCGCTCGACCGCGAAGTCGAGCGGGCGTTCCCCGGCTCGCGGGTCACGGTGACCGGGGAGGATGGGCGGCTGCGGCTCGTCATGGACCAGCCCGGCCTGCTTCGTCCGCTCGAGACGTCAGAACTGTCGGATGGAACGCTTCGCTACCTCCTGCTGTGCGCGGCGCTGCTGCCCGCTCACCCCGCGCCGCTCATCGTGCTCAACGAGCCCGAATCGAGCCTGCACCCCGATCTGATCGCCCCACTCGCAGAACTCATCGTCGCGGCATCCGATCGGTCGCAGGTCGTGGTCGTGACCCACGCCGAACTTCTCGCGAACGCACTCGAGTCGGCCGGTGCCATGACCCATCGGCTTCGAGCGGATGCCGCGGGCACCGTCGTCGACGGACAGGGAGCGCTCGACCGTCCGGCCTGGAACTGGGGTTCGCGTTGA
- a CDS encoding NAD-dependent epimerase/dehydratase family protein yields MTDVLILGGTGWLSGRVAARWPAEGASVTCLARGGRPAPRGAQLVVADRSAPDAYDVVARKDWDEIVDISSMPEHVAAAVAALAGQTRHWTYVSSLSVYAGDDDVGADETADLHEPAVRGEEYDYGRAKSAAEASVRGALGDRAAIVRPGLIVGPGDPTDRFGYWVGRFALAGAEPVLAPTLDGLNAQVIDVDDLAEFIVARGSERWHGTANATGDTMPLGALLALARETAGHTGDLREADDDWLTAHDVAHWAGPRSLPLWLPRDMPGFATRSIAAYRTAGGRLRDLRETLERTLADERARGLDRERVSGLSRADELALLADL; encoded by the coding sequence ATGACCGACGTGCTGATCCTGGGCGGAACCGGCTGGCTGAGCGGACGCGTCGCGGCGCGCTGGCCGGCGGAAGGAGCGTCCGTCACGTGCCTCGCGCGCGGCGGACGGCCGGCGCCTCGCGGTGCACAGCTGGTGGTCGCCGATCGTTCGGCGCCCGATGCGTACGACGTCGTGGCGCGCAAGGACTGGGACGAGATCGTCGACATCTCGTCGATGCCCGAGCACGTCGCTGCTGCCGTGGCGGCGCTCGCCGGGCAGACCCGGCATTGGACCTACGTCTCATCGCTCTCGGTCTATGCGGGCGACGACGACGTGGGCGCCGACGAGACCGCCGACCTGCACGAGCCGGCCGTCCGCGGCGAGGAGTATGACTACGGTCGGGCGAAGTCGGCCGCGGAGGCGTCGGTGCGGGGCGCGCTCGGCGACCGCGCGGCGATCGTGCGGCCCGGGCTGATCGTCGGGCCCGGAGATCCCACCGACCGGTTCGGGTACTGGGTGGGGAGGTTCGCGCTCGCCGGCGCCGAGCCGGTGCTCGCGCCGACGCTCGACGGACTGAACGCCCAGGTGATCGACGTGGACGACCTCGCGGAGTTCATCGTCGCCCGCGGCTCGGAGCGGTGGCACGGAACGGCGAATGCGACCGGTGACACGATGCCGCTCGGGGCGCTGCTGGCGCTCGCCCGTGAGACCGCCGGACATACGGGCGATCTCCGCGAGGCCGACGACGACTGGCTCACCGCGCATGACGTCGCGCACTGGGCAGGGCCGAGGTCCTTGCCGCTGTGGCTGCCTCGCGACATGCCGGGCTTCGCGACCCGCTCCATCGCGGCCTACCGGACCGCCGGGGGACGCCTTCGCGACCTCCGCGAGACGCTGGAGCGCACACTCGCGGACGAGCGTGCGCGCGGCCTCGACCGCGAGCGGGTCTCGGGCCTGTCGCGCGCCGATGAGCTCGCGCTCCTCGCCGACCTGTGA
- the argC gene encoding N-acetyl-gamma-glutamyl-phosphate reductase: MTYSVAVSGASGYAGGEILRILAAHPDVEIRTVTAHSNAGQPLIQHQPHLRSLAHLTLQDTTPEVLEGHDIVFLALPHGQSGPFTDALHDTPLVIDAGADHRLESIADWDRFYGGDFHEPWTYGVPELPVAGARQRERLVSATRIAAPGCNASTVSLSLAPGVAAGVIDPSDIVTVLAVGPSGAGKSLRPNLLASEILGSANPYSVGGTHRHIPEIRQALAAARPSTGSGIQVGSDEGIRISFTPIIVPMARGILATSTAPIAPGATDDDIRGAWETAYGDETFVQLLPAGDFPRTADVLGANTALLGLAIDRAANRVVVVAAVDNLVKGTAGAAVQSMNIALGLPEGQALTVNGVAP; this comes from the coding sequence ATGACATATTCGGTCGCCGTCTCCGGCGCATCCGGCTATGCGGGCGGCGAGATCCTTCGTATCCTCGCCGCACATCCCGACGTCGAGATCCGCACCGTCACCGCGCATTCGAACGCGGGACAGCCTCTCATCCAGCACCAGCCGCACCTCCGCTCGCTCGCGCACCTCACGCTTCAGGACACGACTCCCGAGGTCCTCGAGGGCCACGACATCGTGTTCCTGGCGCTGCCGCACGGCCAGTCCGGCCCGTTCACCGACGCGCTTCACGACACCCCCCTCGTCATCGACGCGGGCGCCGACCACCGCCTCGAATCCATCGCGGACTGGGACCGGTTCTACGGCGGCGACTTCCACGAGCCCTGGACGTACGGCGTGCCCGAGCTGCCGGTGGCGGGGGCCAGGCAGCGCGAGCGGCTGGTCTCGGCGACCCGGATCGCCGCGCCCGGGTGCAATGCCTCGACGGTGAGCCTGAGTCTCGCGCCGGGCGTTGCTGCGGGGGTCATCGATCCGTCCGACATCGTCACCGTCCTGGCCGTCGGCCCCTCCGGCGCGGGCAAGAGCCTGCGTCCGAACCTGCTCGCGAGCGAGATCCTCGGCAGCGCCAACCCGTATTCCGTCGGCGGCACGCACCGGCACATCCCCGAGATCCGGCAGGCGCTCGCTGCGGCACGCCCTTCGACGGGCTCAGGGATCCAGGTGGGCTCGGATGAGGGCATCCGGATCTCATTCACACCGATCATCGTGCCCATGGCCCGGGGGATACTGGCCACCTCGACCGCGCCCATCGCACCGGGCGCGACGGATGACGACATCCGCGGCGCCTGGGAGACGGCGTATGGCGACGAGACGTTCGTGCAGCTGCTGCCCGCGGGGGACTTCCCCCGCACCGCCGATGTGCTCGGAGCCAACACGGCGCTCCTCGGGCTCGCGATCGATCGCGCTGCGAATCGGGTCGTTGTCGTCGCCGCCGTCGACAACCTCGTGAAGGGCACCGCGGGCGCTGCCGTCCAGTCGATGAACATCGCGCTGGGCCTCCCAGAGGGCCAGGCGCTGACGGTGAACGGGGTGGCGCCGTGA
- the argJ gene encoding bifunctional glutamate N-acetyltransferase/amino-acid acetyltransferase ArgJ, whose protein sequence is MSVTAAQGFEASGVAVGLKSTGKPDVAVVVNRGPLKVGAAVFTSNRAKANPIIWSQQAVQDGVVEAIVLNSGGANCFTGSFGFQTTHQTAEKAAALLGVSAGDILICSTGLIGTGDGVFRAKVLEGVEQGIAALATDGGEAASLAIMTTDSKPKRSIVTTDGWTIGGMAKGAGMLAPGLATMLVVITTDAMLDAAAADEHLRHATRVSFDRLDSDGCMSTNDQVTLMASGASGITPTPQAFREALTAVCIDLSEQLQSDAEGASHDIRIVVENAASEQDAVEVGRSVARNNLFKAAIFGNDPNWGRVLAAIGTTDAEFDPYDVDVWMNGVRVCTQGGPDRPREDVDLTPRATRLVIDLKTGTAGAIILTNDLTHDYVHENSAYSS, encoded by the coding sequence GTGAGTGTGACCGCCGCGCAGGGGTTCGAGGCATCGGGAGTCGCCGTCGGCCTCAAGTCGACCGGCAAGCCCGATGTCGCTGTCGTCGTCAATCGCGGTCCCCTCAAGGTCGGTGCTGCAGTCTTCACGAGCAACCGCGCGAAGGCGAACCCCATCATCTGGTCGCAGCAGGCGGTGCAGGACGGCGTCGTCGAGGCGATCGTGCTGAACTCCGGCGGAGCGAACTGCTTCACCGGGTCGTTCGGCTTCCAGACCACGCATCAGACCGCCGAGAAGGCCGCCGCGCTGCTGGGCGTGAGCGCCGGCGACATCCTGATCTGCTCGACGGGTCTCATCGGCACCGGCGACGGGGTGTTCCGCGCCAAGGTGCTCGAGGGGGTCGAGCAGGGCATCGCCGCCCTCGCGACGGACGGCGGAGAAGCGGCATCCCTCGCCATCATGACGACCGACTCGAAGCCGAAGCGCTCCATCGTGACCACGGACGGCTGGACGATCGGCGGCATGGCCAAGGGTGCCGGGATGCTGGCACCCGGGCTGGCGACGATGCTCGTGGTGATCACGACCGACGCAATGCTCGACGCGGCAGCGGCGGACGAGCATCTGCGTCATGCGACCCGCGTGAGCTTCGACCGGCTCGACTCGGACGGATGCATGTCGACCAACGACCAGGTCACCCTCATGGCGAGCGGCGCGAGCGGCATCACCCCGACCCCCCAAGCATTCCGCGAGGCACTGACGGCGGTCTGCATCGATCTCTCCGAGCAGCTGCAGAGCGATGCCGAGGGCGCGAGCCACGACATCCGGATCGTCGTGGAGAATGCGGCATCCGAGCAGGATGCGGTCGAGGTCGGCCGCAGCGTCGCTCGCAACAACCTCTTCAAGGCCGCCATCTTCGGCAACGACCCCAACTGGGGGCGCGTGCTCGCGGCGATCGGCACGACGGACGCCGAGTTCGATCCGTACGACGTCGACGTCTGGATGAACGGCGTCCGCGTGTGCACGCAGGGCGGTCCAGATCGCCCGCGCGAGGATGTCGATCTCACGCCGCGTGCGACGCGGCTCGTGATCGACCTCAAAACGGGCACCGCGGGAGCGATCATCCTCACCAACGACCTGACGCACGACTACGTCCACGAGAACAGCGCGTACTCCTCATGA
- the argB gene encoding acetylglutamate kinase, with amino-acid sequence MTDVDIQDTDPGEASAKAATLIESLPWLRRFGDQIIVIKYGGNAMVSEELQDAFAADIAYLRYVGVKPVVVHGGGPQISSMLDRLSIPSEFKGGYRVTSTEAISVVRMVLTGQINPQLVGKINEHGPRATGLSGEDAGLFGGRRRGVVVDGVEHDLGRVGDVVTVDPQPVLDHLAAGRIPVVSSIAPDLDHPGHSLNVNADAAASALAVALGAAKLVVLTDVAGLYADWPDRESLVSHLTSTELRAMLPQLESGMIPKMRACLEAVEGGVETAAIIDGRVPHSVLAEIFTSKGIGTEVVLG; translated from the coding sequence ATGACCGACGTCGACATCCAGGACACCGATCCCGGCGAGGCCAGCGCGAAGGCCGCCACCCTCATCGAGTCGCTGCCGTGGCTGCGCCGGTTCGGCGATCAGATCATCGTGATCAAGTACGGCGGCAACGCGATGGTGTCCGAAGAGCTGCAGGATGCGTTCGCCGCCGACATCGCCTACCTCCGGTACGTCGGGGTCAAACCCGTGGTCGTCCACGGCGGCGGACCTCAGATCTCGTCCATGCTCGATCGGCTCTCGATTCCGAGCGAGTTCAAGGGCGGGTACCGCGTGACGAGCACCGAGGCGATCAGCGTGGTGCGGATGGTGCTGACGGGCCAGATCAACCCCCAGCTCGTGGGGAAGATCAACGAGCACGGCCCGCGCGCCACCGGGCTCAGCGGTGAGGACGCGGGTCTGTTCGGCGGTCGTCGCCGCGGCGTCGTCGTCGACGGCGTCGAGCACGACCTCGGCCGCGTCGGCGACGTCGTGACGGTCGATCCGCAGCCGGTGCTCGATCACCTCGCAGCGGGCCGGATCCCCGTGGTCTCGAGCATCGCGCCCGACCTCGACCACCCCGGACACTCACTGAACGTGAATGCGGATGCGGCGGCATCCGCGCTCGCCGTGGCGCTCGGTGCCGCGAAACTCGTCGTGCTCACCGACGTGGCGGGGCTTTACGCCGACTGGCCGGATCGCGAGTCGCTCGTGTCGCATCTGACCTCCACCGAACTGCGCGCGATGCTGCCGCAGCTCGAGTCGGGCATGATCCCGAAGATGCGGGCGTGCCTCGAGGCCGTCGAAGGCGGTGTGGAGACCGCCGCGATCATCGACGGACGAGTGCCGCACTCGGTGCTCGCGGAGATCTTCACCAGCAAGGGAATCGGAACAGAGGTGGTGCTCGGATGA
- a CDS encoding acetylornithine transaminase: protein MTWQDDAGRDLVRSFGDRMALFVRGEGAYLWDADDRRYLDFLAGIAVNSLGHAHPAFVEAIAGQAATLAHVSNYFATLPQLELAGRLKRLSGTGDSGRVYFGNSGAEANEAAFKLARLHGGTERPRILALTDAFHGRTMGTLALTGKPHMQEPFLPMTPGVEFIDSTIEALEAALDERVSALFVEPIKGEAGVIDLPDGYLRAARELTERHGVLLILDEIQTGAGRTGEWFAFQHAGITPDAITVAKGIGGGFPIGALITFGAASDLFYPGTHGSTFGGNALGTAVSSAVLAEIEREDLVRNAAERGEQLRAAIAAIDTTLIDGCRGQGLLIGIGLRHPLAKAVVAAAQEHGLIINAPNEQTIRLVPALNIGDVEIDEFISLFTAALHTVEHALLLDATPTEDVPAGAVLSDRRESE, encoded by the coding sequence ATGACATGGCAGGATGACGCCGGACGCGACCTCGTCCGCAGCTTCGGTGACCGGATGGCGCTGTTCGTCCGCGGCGAGGGGGCCTATCTGTGGGATGCCGACGACAGGCGATACCTCGATTTCCTCGCCGGGATCGCGGTGAACTCGCTCGGCCACGCCCACCCGGCGTTCGTCGAGGCGATCGCGGGGCAGGCGGCGACACTCGCGCACGTCTCGAACTACTTCGCCACGCTGCCGCAGCTCGAGCTCGCGGGGCGTCTCAAGCGCCTCTCCGGCACCGGTGACTCGGGGCGCGTCTACTTCGGCAACTCCGGCGCCGAGGCGAACGAGGCGGCGTTCAAGCTCGCCCGCCTCCACGGCGGAACCGAGCGGCCGCGAATCCTGGCGCTCACGGACGCCTTCCACGGCCGCACCATGGGCACCTTGGCGCTCACCGGCAAGCCGCACATGCAGGAGCCGTTCCTGCCGATGACCCCGGGCGTGGAGTTCATCGACTCCACGATCGAGGCACTCGAAGCGGCGCTCGACGAGCGCGTCTCGGCTCTGTTCGTCGAGCCGATCAAGGGCGAGGCGGGCGTGATCGACCTGCCCGACGGCTATCTGCGAGCAGCGCGCGAGCTGACCGAGCGACACGGTGTGCTGCTGATCCTCGACGAGATCCAGACCGGCGCCGGCCGCACGGGCGAATGGTTCGCGTTCCAGCACGCCGGCATCACCCCTGATGCGATCACGGTCGCCAAGGGCATCGGCGGTGGCTTCCCGATCGGGGCCCTCATCACTTTCGGCGCCGCGAGCGACCTGTTCTACCCGGGGACGCACGGCTCGACGTTCGGCGGCAACGCCCTCGGCACGGCCGTGTCGAGTGCCGTGCTCGCCGAGATCGAACGGGAAGACCTCGTCCGCAACGCCGCCGAGCGGGGCGAGCAGCTGCGTGCGGCGATCGCTGCGATCGACACGACTCTGATCGACGGATGCCGCGGTCAGGGCCTTCTCATCGGCATCGGGTTGCGGCATCCGCTCGCGAAGGCCGTCGTCGCCGCGGCGCAGGAGCACGGCCTCATCATCAACGCGCCGAACGAACAGACGATCCGGCTGGTCCCGGCGCTCAACATCGGAGACGTCGAGATCGACGAGTTCATCTCACTGTTCACGGCGGCGCTGCACACTGTCGAGCACGCGTTGCTGCTCGATGCCACGCCCACCGAGGACGTGCCCGCGGGCGCCGTCCTGAGCGACCGAAGGGAGTCGGAGTGA